The proteins below are encoded in one region of Micromonospora yangpuensis:
- a CDS encoding AMP-binding enzyme encodes MIRRSGKNIAAAEVEHVLMEHPRVRLAAVVGVPDDLRGEEIRAYVVRARDCTRCSLYRRWATPDATADACATYSAPVYPPKTQPIIDNK; translated from the coding sequence ATGATCCGCCGTAGTGGTAAGAACATCGCCGCCGCCGAGGTGGAGCATGTGCTGATGGAGCATCCTCGGGTGCGCCTCGCAGCGGTGGTGGGTGTGCCCGACGACCTGCGCGGCGAGGAGATCAGGGCCTACGTCGTGAGGGCCAGGGACTGCACCCGTTGCTCTTTGTATCGCCGATGGGCTACCCCAGATGCCACGGCGGATGCCTGCGCTACCTACAGCGCCCCCGTTTACCCCCCGAAAACCCAGCCGATCATTGACAATAAGTGA